The following is a genomic window from Nitrosomonas communis.
CCGACCACGCCATTGGAGCAACTTGAATCAATTGATATGTTGCGTTTACTGGAACACAACATTCGAGTCAAGATGGTAGAAACCGAGTTCAACAGTCAAGCCGTCGACACTGAAGCCGATTTGGCACGTGTTTCCAAGCTGATGGAACCAGATCCATTGCTGAGCAGCTATTAACGATTTTCTTTAAGGACTTTTCATGCAATTAAAAGCAAAACTTGCACGCTCCGAGTTGACGATTGGTTCATGGATTACACTTGGGCATCCCGCTATTGCCGAAATTATGGCTTCAGCCGGCTTTGACTGGTTAGTGCTGGATATGGAGCATAGCGTGCTGGAATTAAGCGAAGTACAGACAATTATCCAGGTACTCGATGGTAAACACTGTCCGGCAATTGTCAGACTTACTTCCAATCATCCGGATCAGATTAAGCGCGTGATGGATGCAGGCGCAACGGGCATTATGGTGCCCATGATCAAATCTGCCGCAGATGCTCAAGCAGCAGTAGAAGCCGTGTATTATCCTCCGGAAGGAAAACGAGGAGTTGGATTAGCACGTGCGCAAGGTTATGGTGCTCTTTTTCATGAATATCGGCAGTGGTTGAAAAATAATGCAGTAATCATTGCCATGATTGAACATGTAGATGCTGTCTATCACATTGATTCGATTCTTTCGGTACCAGGGATAGATGCTTATATCATTGGTCCTTATGATTTATCTGGCTCAATGGGGCGGCCAGGTGAACTTGATCATCCACAAGTACACGATGCCATCCAGCAGATATTGGATGCCGGACATCGCCTGAGCAAACCAGGAGGCATTCATGTCATTGAGCCTGAGCCAGATGCATTACAACAACGTATTAACGCCGGTTTTAATTTTCTTGGCTACAGCCTCGATATCCGTATTCTTGATACACTCTGCCGCAATCACATGCAAACCATAAGATCCCAGCTATGAATAAAGTCGTCATTTCCACTTCTTCATTTGACATTGACAACAACCCATCCATCCAGCATTTGCTCAAAGCGGGATGGACGGTTATGACTAATCCTCATCGGCGCAAGTTAACTGAAGAAGAAATTATTGCATTATTAGATAAAGACACGGTGGGCTTGTTAGCAGGGATTGAACCCCTCACTGAACGTGTCTTTGCTGCTGCAAACCGCCTCAAGGTGATTTCGCGCTGCGGAACCGGTCTGGATAGCGTTGATTTAGCTGCCGCCAAACAGCGCAATATCGCTGTTTCTAATACTCCCCAAGCGCCAGCCCAGGCAGTTGCCGAACTGACACTCGGGCTGATGCTCGCCACACTCCGACAAATAAGCCAGACTGACCGGATGTTGCGCACTAGTGCATGGCCACGCACGCAAGGGCATTTACTGGCTGCTCAAACAGTGGGTATTGTCGGCCTGGGATATATTGGTCGACGTGTTGCGCGGCTATGTCAAGCTTTTGAAGCAGCCGTAATCGCGCACGACCCTTATCTTTTACCGCAAACGCCCGCTGGTGTCACGCTCATGCCGCTGGAGCAACTTTTGGCAGAAGCAGATATCATTAGTCTCCATCTCCCCTATAGCAGCGCTACCCATCATCTCATAGATGATGCTGCATTCAAACGGATGAAAAAAGGCGCTATCGTTATCAATGCGGCACGGGGCGGACTAGTTGATGAAATGGCGCTTCATGATGCATTGGTCTCAGGATATTTAGGGGGCGCTGCACTCGATGTATTCGAACAGGAACCATATCAAGGTCCTCTACTCCAATGCGACAATATTACGTTAACGTCGCATATTGGATCGCTTGCCAAAGAATCACGCTACCGCATGGAAGTGGAAGCAGCGGACAATTTATTGCATGACTTAGTCAACATAGGGTTAATTGATGGAAAATAAGTTAGCATCTGATGAAATTGCTGTCGTATTTGGTGCCAGTGGCTTTTTAGGTAGCCATGTCGCAGATGCGCTGTCGGAAGCAGGCTATCGGGTTCGCCTGTTTGATCGTTCCCCCTCCCCTTACCAAAGACCTGATCAGGAAATGATCGTTGGGGACCTCATGGATATTGAACAAGTAATCGAAGCGGCAAAAGGCGCGGCTGCTGTTTACAATTTTGCCGCTATCGCTGATATCGACGAAGCACATGATAAACCACTCGCCACCGCCACCATCAATGTGCTGGGGAACATGCATGTGCTGGAAGCAGCACGATCAGTGGGCGCGCGCCGTTTTATCTTTGCCAGCAGCGTGTATGTGTATTCTGAATCGGGCTCCTTTTATCGTGCCAGTAAACAAGCAGCCGAACGTTTCACCGAAACTTATCATGAACGTTATGGATTGGAATATACCATTTTGCGCTATGGCTCATTATATGGTCGGCGCTCCGATCTGCGTAATGGTATTTATCGTATGTTACATGAAGCGGTGCAAAAACATACGATCACCTATCACGGCAGTGGCAATGCCATGCGCGAATACATCCATGTCGAAGATGCTGCGCGCATGAGCGTGCAAGTGCTCGCTCCAGAGTTTGCCAATCGACACTTGATCCTGACAGGTCAGGAAAAACTGCGTATCCGCGACGTAATGACCATGATCTCTGAAATCATGCCATGGTCAGTTCAATTGCATTTTGAGGAAGCTAACGCTGTCCATCATTACGAGATCACGCCTTATGCCTTTCAGCCGCGCATCGGACGTAAACTGGTACTCAATGAACACGTCGATTTAGGCCAAGGGTTGCTGGACTGCCTCAGGGAAATTCACCAGCACATCCATCATGCGAATGAAGATGATGACGCCACTCCCTCCACCTCTGACAATAAAGCCTGAATATGCATATAAAAGACTGGCAAGCCATTATCTTTGATTTTGATGGTGTCATCGTTGAATCTGGTGATATCAAAACTCAGGCTTTTGCTGAGCTGTATCATTCTTACGGTGAGCAAATTGTCACTGAGGTAATACGCTACCATCAGCAAAACGGCGGCATGTCCCGTTACCACAAATTCCGTTATTTTCAGCAGCATTTGCTAGGTAAGCCCTCCTTGACAATGAAAGAAGAACAATCGCTTGATCAACGTTTTTCAAAACTTGTGATTGAAGCTGTTATCGCTAGCCAAGCTGTGCCAGGTTCTGAGGCATTGATTCAGAAGGCAGCTGCAACGATTCCTTTGTTTGTCGCTTCTGGCACACCGGAGAATGAACTTAAAACGATTGTTGAGCGACGTGGTCTATCACCTCACTTTACCGAGGTACGGGGCTCTCCACTCTCTAAACAGACCTTAATTGCAGAAATATTGACTAGCTATGCGCTCATTCCCGAACAGGTCCTGATGATTGGTGATGCCATGGCCGACTATCACGGCGCTACTATGAACGGAACAGCATTCCTGGGCCGTGTCCGCCCAGGTGACGAGAATCCTTTTCCCAGACAGGTCAAGATTGTTCCTGATTTGTGTGCACTCACACTATGATTGAACGTCGTTTCTATAACAGCATGCATGAGTTAAGTGCTTCTTTCGCTGATTTTGCTGCCTCGATTCTGCGCGATGCGCTCATGCAAAACAATAATGTAAGCTTGGTGGTACCCGGTGGGAAAACACCACGTGATTACCTGCCTGCACTCGCCCGTCAGGCCTTGCCATGGGAACGTGTCTATATTACGTTAAGCGATGAACGTTGGGTGGAAACCCAAGCAGATGCCTCCAATGA
Proteins encoded in this region:
- a CDS encoding HpcH/HpaI aldolase family protein, coding for MQLKAKLARSELTIGSWITLGHPAIAEIMASAGFDWLVLDMEHSVLELSEVQTIIQVLDGKHCPAIVRLTSNHPDQIKRVMDAGATGIMVPMIKSAADAQAAVEAVYYPPEGKRGVGLARAQGYGALFHEYRQWLKNNAVIIAMIEHVDAVYHIDSILSVPGIDAYIIGPYDLSGSMGRPGELDHPQVHDAIQQILDAGHRLSKPGGIHVIEPEPDALQQRINAGFNFLGYSLDIRILDTLCRNHMQTIRSQL
- a CDS encoding phosphoglycerate dehydrogenase, producing the protein MNKVVISTSSFDIDNNPSIQHLLKAGWTVMTNPHRRKLTEEEIIALLDKDTVGLLAGIEPLTERVFAAANRLKVISRCGTGLDSVDLAAAKQRNIAVSNTPQAPAQAVAELTLGLMLATLRQISQTDRMLRTSAWPRTQGHLLAAQTVGIVGLGYIGRRVARLCQAFEAAVIAHDPYLLPQTPAGVTLMPLEQLLAEADIISLHLPYSSATHHLIDDAAFKRMKKGAIVINAARGGLVDEMALHDALVSGYLGGAALDVFEQEPYQGPLLQCDNITLTSHIGSLAKESRYRMEVEAADNLLHDLVNIGLIDGK
- a CDS encoding NAD-dependent epimerase/dehydratase family protein, yielding MENKLASDEIAVVFGASGFLGSHVADALSEAGYRVRLFDRSPSPYQRPDQEMIVGDLMDIEQVIEAAKGAAAVYNFAAIADIDEAHDKPLATATINVLGNMHVLEAARSVGARRFIFASSVYVYSESGSFYRASKQAAERFTETYHERYGLEYTILRYGSLYGRRSDLRNGIYRMLHEAVQKHTITYHGSGNAMREYIHVEDAARMSVQVLAPEFANRHLILTGQEKLRIRDVMTMISEIMPWSVQLHFEEANAVHHYEITPYAFQPRIGRKLVLNEHVDLGQGLLDCLREIHQHIHHANEDDDATPSTSDNKA
- a CDS encoding HAD family hydrolase gives rise to the protein MHIKDWQAIIFDFDGVIVESGDIKTQAFAELYHSYGEQIVTEVIRYHQQNGGMSRYHKFRYFQQHLLGKPSLTMKEEQSLDQRFSKLVIEAVIASQAVPGSEALIQKAAATIPLFVASGTPENELKTIVERRGLSPHFTEVRGSPLSKQTLIAEILTSYALIPEQVLMIGDAMADYHGATMNGTAFLGRVRPGDENPFPRQVKIVPDLCALTL